One Cynocephalus volans isolate mCynVol1 chromosome 5, mCynVol1.pri, whole genome shotgun sequence DNA window includes the following coding sequences:
- the TRIM10 gene encoding tripartite motif-containing protein 10, translating to MASATSVTSLADEVNCPICQGTLREPVTIDCGHNFCRGCLTRYCEIPGPDPEESPTCPLCKEPFQPGSFRPNWQLANVVENIARLQLASTLGSEEKDICREHGEKIYFFCEDDETQLCVVCREAGEHRAHTVRFLEDAAGPYREQIQKCLKCLRKEREEIQEVQSRENKRIQVLLTQVATKRQQVISEFAHLSQFLEEQQSILLAQLERLDGDILKQREEFDLLVAGEICRFSALIEELEEKNKRPASALLTDIRSTLIRCETRKCRKPEAVSPELGQSIRDFPQQALPLQREMKMFLERLCFELDYEPAHISLDHQTSHPKLLLSEDHRRARFSYKWQNSPDSSQRFDRATCVLAHRGFTGGRHTWVVDVDLAHGGSCTLGVVSEDVQRKGELRLRPEEGVWAVRLAWGFVSALGSFPTRLALEEHPRQVRVSLDYEVGWVTFANAVTHEPIYTFTASFTRKVFPFFGLWGRGSSFSLSS from the exons ATGGCCTCAGCCACTTCCGTGACCAGCCTGGCAGATGAGGTCAACTGCCCCATCTGCCAAGGCACCCTAAGGGAGCCAGTCACCATCGACTGTGGCCACAACTTCTGCCGGGGCTGCCTCACCCGCTACTGCGAGATCCCAGGCCCAGACCCTGAGGAGTCCCCCACCTGTCCACTCTGCAAAGAGCCTTTCCAGCCCGGGAGCTTCCGGCCCAACTGGCAGCTGGCCAACGTGGTGGAGAACATCGCGCGCCTCCAGCTGGCGTCCACGCTGGGCTCAGAAGAGAAGGACATCTGCCGGGAGCACGGGGAGAAGATCTACTTCTTCTGCGAGGACGACGAGACGCAGTTGTGTGTGGTGTGCCGCGAGGCTGGGGAGCACAGGGCCCACACCGTGCGCTTCCTGGAGGatgcagcaggtccctacagg GAACAAATACAGAAGTGTCTCAAGTgcctaagaaaagaaagagaggagatcCAAGAAGTCCagtcaagagaaaataaaaggatacaAGTCCTCCTG ACTCAAGTGGCCACCAAGAGACAACAAGTGATTTCTGAGTTTGCACATCTGAGCCAGTTCCTGGAGGAACAGCAGAGCATTCTCTTGGCACAATTGGAGAGGCTGGATGGGGACATCTTGAAGCAACGGGAGGAGTTTGATCTCCTGGTCGCCGGGGAGATCTGCCGGTTTAGTGCTTTGATAGAAGAACTGGAGGAGAAGAACAAGAGGCCAGCAAGTGCGCTCCTGACG GATATCAGAAGCACTCTAATAAG ATGTGAAACCAGAAAGTGCCGGAAACCAGAGGCTGTGTCCCCTGAGCTGGGCCAGAGTATTCGGGACTTCCCCCAGCAGGCCCTCCCACTACAGAGGGAGATGAAGATGTTTCTGG AAAGACTCTGCTTTGAGTTGGATTATGAACCAG CTCATATCTCTCTAGACCACCAGACTTCCCACCCCAAGCTCCTCTTGTCTGAGGACCACCGGCGGGCTCGGTTCTCCTACAAATGGCAGAACTCACCAGACAGCTCCCAGCGTTTTGACCGGGCCACCTGTGTCCTGGCCCATCGGGGCTTCACAGGGGGGAGACACACATGGGTGGTGGATGTAGACTTGGCCCACGGGGGCAGCTGCACCCTGGGTGTGGTGAGTGAGGACGTGCAGCGGAAGGGGGAGCTTCGGCTGCGGCCGGAGGAGGGGGTGTGGGCAGTGAGGCTGGCGTGGGGCTTTGTCTCGGCTCTGGGCTCCTTCCCCACACGGCTGGCCCTGGAGGAGCATCCCCGGCAGGTGCGGGTGTCTCTCGACTACGAGGTTGGCTGGGTGACCTTTGCCAATGCTGTCACTCATGAGCCCATTTACACGTTCACTGCCTCCTTCACTCGGAAGGTCTTTCCCTTCTTTGGGCTGTGGGGCCGAGGGTCCAGTTTCTCCCTGAGCTCCTGA
- the TRIM15 gene encoding LOW QUALITY PROTEIN: E3 ubiquitin-protein ligase TRIM15 (The sequence of the model RefSeq protein was modified relative to this genomic sequence to represent the inferred CDS: deleted 2 bases in 1 codon; substituted 1 base at 1 genomic stop codon), with translation MPSNPSMQVLHKGPACPACTGGQXLEDAVTSPCGHTFCWLCLSPPSQMGSQPSGRVLLCPLCKEEEQTETFMAPVPLGPLGETYCEEHGEKIYFFCENDAEFLCVFCREGPIHQTHTVGFLDEAIQPYRDRLKSRLEALRMERDEIEDIKCREDQKLQVLLTQIESKKQQVEAAFERLQQELGEQRCLLLDGLRELEQEIRKERDDYHTKVSEEVTRLGAQVKELEEKCKQSASELLQDVRVNHSRCEMKTFVSPEAISPDLVKKIRSLHRKILTLPEMMRTFSENLVHHLETDSVVITLDPQTASRSLVLSEDRKSVRYTRQKEHLPDGPLRFDGLPAVLGSPGFSSGRHRWQVEVQLGDGGGCTVGVAAEGVGRKGDMGLSAEEGVWAVIMSHQQCWASTSPGTDLPLSEIPRGVGIALDYEAGRVTLLNTETQAPIFTFTASFSGKVFPFFAVWKKGSCLTLKG, from the exons ATGCCCTCAAACCCCTCCATGCAGGTTCTCCACAAGGGGCCTGCCTGTCCTGCCTGCACTGGAGGA CAGTGACTGGAGGATGCAGTGACTTCCCCCTGTGGACACACCTTCTGCTGGctctgcctctccccaccctcccagaTGGGGTCCCAGCCCTCGGGCAGGGTCCTGCTATGCCCGCTCTgcaaggaggaggagcagacagAGACTTTCATGGCCCCTGTGCCCCTGGGCCCTCTGGGGGAGACTTACTGTGAGGAGCATGGCGAAAAGATCTACTTCTTCTGCGAGAACGATGCTGAGTTCCTCTGTGTGTTCTGCCGAGAGGGTCCCATTCACCAGACCCACACTGTGGGGTTCCTCGATGAGGCCATTCAACCCTACCGG GATCGTCTCAAGAGTCGGCTGGAAGCTCTGAGAATGGAGAGAGATGAGATTGAGGACATAAAGTGTAGGGAAGACCAGAAGCTCCAAGTGCTTTTG ACTCAGATTGAAAGCAAGAAGCAACAGGTAGAAGCAGCTTTtgagaggctgcagcaggagctGGGGGAACAGCGGTGTCTCCTGCTGGACGGGCTGAGGGAGCTGGAGCAGGAGATCCGGAAGGAGAGGGATGACTACCACACAAAGGTGTCTGAGGAGGTCACTCGGCTTGGAGCCCAGGTCAAGGAGCTGGAGGAGAAGTGTAAACAGTCAGCAAGTGAGCTTCTACAA GATGTCAGAGTCAACCACAGCAG GTGTGAAATGAAGACTTTTGTGAGTCCAGAGGCCATTTCTCCTGACCTTGTCAAGAAGATCCGCAGTCTCCACAGGAAAATACTCACCCTCCCAGAGATGATGAGGACGTTCTCAG AAAACTTGGTGCATCATCTGGAAACAGATTCAG TGGTCATCACTCTGGACCCCCAGACCGCCAGCCGGAGCCTGGTCCTCTCCGAAGACAGGAAGTCGGTGAGGTACACCCGGCAGAAGGAGCACCTGCCCGACGGTCCCCTGCGCTTCGACGGTCTCCCGGCGGTGCTGGGCTCCCCGGGCTTCTCCTCGGGGCGCCACCGCTGGCAGGTGGAGGTGCAGCTGGGCGACGGCGGCGGCTGCACGGTGGGGGTGGCcgctgagggggtggggaggaagggcgACATGGGCCTGAGCGCCGAGGAGGGCGTCTGGGCTGTGATCATGTCGCACCAGCAGTGCTGGGCCAGCACCTCCCCGGGCACTGACCTGCCACTGAGCGAGATCCCGCGCGGCGTGGGCATCGCCTTGGACTACGAGGCCGGGCGCGTGACCCTCCTCAACACCGAGACGCAGGCTCCCATCTTCACCTTCACCGCCTCTTTCTCTGGCAAAGTCTTCCCTTTCTTTGCCGTCTGGAAAAAAGGTTCCTGCCTTACTTTGAAAGGCTGA